Proteins encoded by one window of Procambarus clarkii isolate CNS0578487 unplaced genomic scaffold, FALCON_Pclarkii_2.0 HiC_scaffold_140, whole genome shotgun sequence:
- the LOC138360998 gene encoding ribosome-binding protein 1-like, with product MSHGQCGVTRWCHDGPQLEYQRMRDRSVYHDHVYPPVACATSLLIRVYDLRDARSRGVKAGVVKTGGVKAGGVKARDVKAGVVKAVGVKAGGVKAGVVKTGDVKAGGVKARDVRAGVVKAVGVKAGGVKAGVVKTDGVKARGVKAGVVKTGGVKAGAGGVKAGDVKAGVVKAGDVKAWGVKAGVVEAGGVKAGVVKAGAGVVKAGGVKARGVKARGVKAGGVKDGELKAGVVKAGGGKARGVKAGGVKAGGGVKARGVKAGVVKTGGVKAGGVKAGDVKAGVVKAGGVKAGGVKAGVVKARGVKAGGVKAGGVKAGGVKAGDVKAGVAKLGCVKAGVVKARGVKAEGVKAGAGGVKAGGVKAGGVKAGGVKARGVKAWGVKARGVKPGVCESLGCESWGCESSGWGVKAGGVKAQGVKVGACESWGCESWGVNAEGVVAGGVKAGGVKAGGVKARGVKAGGVKTGGVKAGV from the exons atgagtcatggtcagtgtggggtcacccgctggtgtcacgacggtcctcag CTGGAGTACCAGCGTATGCGAGACCGCAGCGTCTACCACGATCACGTGTATCCTCCAGTAGCCTGTGCAACAAGTTTACTTATACGAGTATACGATTTGCGAGATGCACGCT ctaggggtgtgaaagctggggttgtgaaaactgggggtgtgaaagctgggggtgtgaaagctagggatgtgaaagctggggttgtgaaagctgtgggtgtgaaagctgggggtgtgaaagctggggttgtGAAAACTGGGgatgtgaaagctgggggtgtgaaagctagggatgtgagagctggggttgtgaaagctgtgggtgtgaaagctgggggtgtgaaagctggggttgtGAAAACTGATGGTGTGAAAgctaggggtgtgaaagctggggttgtgaaaactgggggtgtgaaagctgggg ctgggggtgtgaaagctggggatgTAAAAGCTGGGGTTGTGAAAGCTGGGGATGTGAAAGcttggggtgtgaaagctggggttgttgaagctgggggtgtgaaagctggggttgtgaaagctgggg ctggggttgtgaaagctgggggtgtgaaagctaggggtgtgaaagctaggggtgtgaaagctgggggtgtaaAAGATGGGGAGTTGAAAGCTGGGGTTGTGAAAGCTGGTGGTGGGAAAgctaggggtgtgaaagctgggggtgtgaaagctggggggggagtgaaagctaggggtgtgaaagctggggttgtgaaaactgggggtgtgaaagctgggggtgttaAAGCTGGGGATGTGAAAGCTGGggttgtgaaagctgggggtgtgaaagctgggggtgtgaaagctggggttgtgaaagctaggggtgtgaaagctgggggtgtgaaagctgggggtgtgaaagctgggggtgtgaaagctggggatgTGAAAGCTGGGGTGGCAAAGCTGGGGtgtgtgaaagctggggttgtgaaagctaggggtgtgaaagctgagggtgtgaaagctgggg ctgggggtgtgaaagctgggggtgtgaaagctgggggtgtgaaagctgggggtgtgaaagctagggGTGTGAAAGCTTGGGGTGTGAAAGCTAGGGGTGTGAAACCTGGGGTGTGTGAAAGcttggggtgtgaaagctgggggtgtgaaagctcggg ctggggtgtgaaagctggtggGGTGAAAGCCCAAGGTGTGAAAGTTGGGgcgtgtgaaagctgggggtgtgaaagctggggtgtGAACGCTGAGGGTGTGgtagctgggggtgtgaaagctgggggtgtgaaagctgggggtgtgaaagctagggGTGTAAAAGCTGGGGGTGTAAAaactgggggtgtgaaagctggggtgtga